A genomic window from Salvelinus namaycush isolate Seneca chromosome 21, SaNama_1.0, whole genome shotgun sequence includes:
- the LOC120066594 gene encoding uncharacterized protein LOC120066594, translating into AAFDTVNHQILLSTLSELGISGAAHAWIASYLTGRSYQVANRISACLADISVWMTDHHLKLNLGKTELLFLPGKDCPFHDLAITVDNSIVASSQSAKNLGVILDNTLSFSTNIKAVTRSCRFMLYNIRRVRPCLTQEAAQVLIQALVISRLDYCNSLLAGLPACAIKPLQLIQNAAARLVFNLPKFSHVTPLLRSLHWLPVEARIRYKTMVLAYGAVRGTAPPYLQALIRPYTQTRALRSSTSGLLASLPLRKYSSRSAQSKLFAALAPQWWNKLPHDARSAESITTFRRHLKPHLFKEYLG; encoded by the exons gctgcctttgatactgtgaaccatcagatcctcctctccaccctctccgagttgggcatctccggcgcggcccacgcttggattgcgtcctacctgacaggtcgctcctaccag gtggcgaatcgcatctctgcatgtctggcagacatatcagtgtggatgacggatcaccacctcaagctgaacctcggcaagacggagctgctcttcctcccggggaaggactgcccgttccatgatctcgccatcacggttgacaactccattgtggcctcctcccagagtgctaagaaccttggcgtgatcctggacaacaccctgtcgttctcaacgaacatcaaggcggtgacccgttcctgtaggttcatgctctacaacattcgcagagtacgaccctgcctcacacaggaagcggcgcaggtcctaatccaggcacttgtcatctcccgtctggattactgcaactcgctgttggctgggctccctgcctgtgccattaaacccctacaactcatccagaacgccgcagcccgtctggtgttcaaccttcccaagttctctcacgtcaccccgctcctccgctctctccactggcttccagttgaagctcgcatccgctacaagaccatggtgcttgcctacggagctgtgaggggaacggcacctccgtaccttcaggctctgatcaggccctacacccaaacaagggcactgcgttcatccacctctggcctgctcgcctccctacctctgaggaagtacagttcccgctcagcccagtcaaaactgttcgctgctctggcaccccaatggtggaacaaactccctcacgacgccaggtcagcggagtcaatcaccaccttccggagacacctgaaaccccacctctttaaggaatacctaggatag